Part of the Pseudomonas lijiangensis genome is shown below.
GCTTCGACCCGGACACGCCGCTGGAAGAAACCGCAGGCGCACTGGCCACTGCCGTGCAGCAGGGCAAGGCGCTGTACATCGGCATCTCTTCCTACTCGGGCTCGAAAACCCGGGAAATCGCCGCGCTGCTGAAAGAGTGGAAAGTGCCGCTGTTGATTCATCAACCGGCTTACAACCTGCTCAACCGCTGGGTCGAAAAAGACCTGCTCGATGCAACCGAAGAGCTGGGCGCGGGCGTGATTGCCTTTACCGCGCTGGCTCAGGGGCTGCTGTCGGACAAGTATCTCAATGGCGTGCCGCAGGACGCCCGGGTCAATCGTCCGGGTGGCGGTTCGTTGCAGGCTTCGCATTTGTCGGAAGAGAACATTGCCCATGTGCGGGCACTCAACGAGATCGCCAAGCGTCGCGGCCAAAGCCTGGCACAGATGGCACTGGCCTGGACCCTGCGTGATCCGCGCGTGACGTCAGCCCTGATCGGTGCGAGCCGTCCAGAGCAGATCATCGAGAACGTGGGGGCGTTGAAGAACCTTGAGTTCAGCAGTGAAGAGCTGGCAGAGATTGATCGTTTTGCCGTGGAAGGCGGGATCAATCTCTGGGAAAAGCCATCGTTGGCTCAATAATCTCTTGATGGGGTGGGAGCGAATCGGGCGGCGTTCCGCTTATTCGCGAATGAGCGGAACGCCGCCCGATTCGCTTGTATGGTAGAGCTTGAAGGGGTGGTGGGACGAACAATTCGCATCTGACTGCAGCCACAGTACAGACCGTGGGAGACCTCGCCTCACCCCTTCCACCAAAAGCGCCGATAAAGAATGCTTCGTTCAAGCGACGATAGAAACAAGCCTGCGCCTCTGGGTGAACCCCCTCAAGCCGTAAAACCTTAGCGTGGAGAAGTGCCCATGGCAATGCGCGTTTCGCAGTCAATCGTGGGCGTGGATGTTGCCAAGATTGAACTCGTTACCTATCAGGCAGACCTGGATCTGCTCACCTCGATAGCCAATGAAAAGCCCGCCATAAAGCGCTGGCTTAAAACGTTGCCAAGGCCCACCGCCATTGCTGTTGAGGCGACCAATATTTATCACGTCGATCTGGTCGAGCTGGCTTACGAGTCGGGTTTTGACGTCTACATCATCGACGGTTTTCAACTGAGCAATTACCGTAAAGGCATTGGTGGCCGTAGTAAAACGGATGCTTCCGATGCTCGTCTTCTGGCCCGTTTTCTGAAAAACGAAGGCGAAGATCTACGCCCCTGGACCCCGCCTCCAGCCGTCTATGGCAAGCTGCAAAGCCTTCTGCGCCGCAGGGCTTCGCTGGTTCAGGCCAAAACCAGCCTGACCCAGAGCTGGGCAAATGACGCCAGTTTGAAAGCCGCCTTCGCAGCTTTCCTCAAGTCCATCGAGCGGCTGGACCTGTTGGTCCAGAAGAAGCTCAAAGAGGTCTTGCGCGAAGCCGGCCTGCTGGAGCAAGTCGCCCGATGCCAAGCTGTCGAAGGCATCGGTTTTCTGACCGCGACCGCTCTGGTCATGGCTTACAGCCGAGGCGACTTCACGAGTAGCGATTCATACATCGCCTTTTTGGGCATGGACCTGAGGGTGACTGACTCAGGCCAAAAAAATGGCCGCCGATCCCTGACCAAGCGAGGTTGCTCGGAGATCCGCCGATTGCTGCACAACGCCGCCATGTCCGCGAGCCGATCAAGTGCCTGGAAAGAGTTTTACGACCATCATCGCAGCCGTGGAAAAGCGACCACAGAAGTGCTCGTCATGCTCGCTCGTAAACTCGCTCGGGTGGCATTCGCCCTGATGAAGAATCAGAGCGAATATCAAACCAAAGGGTGGGTTATGGCTTGATCACAACCATAGAATCTCCCACAGATTCAGCTCCCACAGATTGCTTTAACAGGGGGGGTTAGCCCTCATCCCCTTCATCGTCATCACCGCCATCGACCTTCATGCCCAGTTCCTTGATCTTGCGGGTCAAGGTATTGCGGCCCCAGCCCAGCAGCACGGCGGCGTCGCGACGGCGACCGGCGGTGTGCTTGAGGGCGGTTTCGATCATGATGCGCTCGAAGGTCGGCACGGCGCTGTCCAGCAGGCTGGATTGCCCGCGTGACAAGGCCTGGTCTGCCCACTGACGCAGTGCCTGTTCCCAGTTGGTGACCGGCGCGGCATCTTGCGGCAGGCTGAGCAGTTCAGGTGGCAGGTCGCTGATATGCACTTCACGACCTGAAGCCATGACCGTGATCCAGCGGCAAGTGTTCTCCAGTTGGCGAACGTTACCCGGCCATGGCAGGTGCTTGAGGTATTCCTCTGTCTCGGCCTTGAGCAGCTTGGGCTCGACCGCCAGTTCCTGTGCGGCGCGGCTCAGGAAGTGCTTGGCCAGGGTCGGGATGTCTTCGCGACGGTCCGACATGCGTGGAATATGGATGCGGATCACGTTCAGGCGGTGGAACAAGTCCTCACGGAACTTGCCGGCCTGCACCAGGGTTTCGAGGTTCTGGTGAGTCGCGGCAATGATGCGCACATCGACCTTGACCGGCGTATGACCGCCGACCCGATAGAACTCGCCGTCAGCCAGAACCCGCAGCAGACGGGTCTGGGTATCGGCCGGCATGTCACCGATTTCATCGAGAAACAGTGTGCCGCCATCG
Proteins encoded:
- the ntrC gene encoding nitrogen regulation protein NR(I) translates to MSRSETVWIVDDDRSIRWVLEKALQQEGMTTQSFDSADGVMSRLARQQPDVIISDIRMPGASGLDLLARIREQHPRLPVIIMTAHSDLDSAVASYQGGAFEYLPKPFDVDEAVSLVKRANQHAQEQQGLDAAPTLTRTPEIIGEAPAMQEVFRAIGRLSHSNITVLINGESGTGKELVAHALHRHSPRSASPFIALNMAAIPKDLMESELFGHEKGAFTGAANLRRGRFEQADGGTLFLDEIGDMPADTQTRLLRVLADGEFYRVGGHTPVKVDVRIIAATHQNLETLVQAGKFREDLFHRLNVIRIHIPRMSDRREDIPTLAKHFLSRAAQELAVEPKLLKAETEEYLKHLPWPGNVRQLENTCRWITVMASGREVHISDLPPELLSLPQDAAPVTNWEQALRQWADQALSRGQSSLLDSAVPTFERIMIETALKHTAGRRRDAAVLLGWGRNTLTRKIKELGMKVDGGDDDEGDEG
- the mgrA gene encoding L-glyceraldehyde 3-phosphate reductase gives rise to the protein MTYIAAENRYNDMPYRRTGRSGLVLPALSLGLWHNFGDSTPIETQRAMLRTAFDLGINHFDLANNYGPPYGSAEINFGRLLREDFKQYRDELIISTKAGWDMWPGPYGQGGGSRKYVLASLDQSLQRLGLDYVDIFYSHRFDPDTPLEETAGALATAVQQGKALYIGISSYSGSKTREIAALLKEWKVPLLIHQPAYNLLNRWVEKDLLDATEELGAGVIAFTALAQGLLSDKYLNGVPQDARVNRPGGGSLQASHLSEENIAHVRALNEIAKRRGQSLAQMALAWTLRDPRVTSALIGASRPEQIIENVGALKNLEFSSEELAEIDRFAVEGGINLWEKPSLAQ
- a CDS encoding IS110 family transposase — encoded protein: MAMRVSQSIVGVDVAKIELVTYQADLDLLTSIANEKPAIKRWLKTLPRPTAIAVEATNIYHVDLVELAYESGFDVYIIDGFQLSNYRKGIGGRSKTDASDARLLARFLKNEGEDLRPWTPPPAVYGKLQSLLRRRASLVQAKTSLTQSWANDASLKAAFAAFLKSIERLDLLVQKKLKEVLREAGLLEQVARCQAVEGIGFLTATALVMAYSRGDFTSSDSYIAFLGMDLRVTDSGQKNGRRSLTKRGCSEIRRLLHNAAMSASRSSAWKEFYDHHRSRGKATTEVLVMLARKLARVAFALMKNQSEYQTKGWVMA